The window GCCGCGCGAGGCCCGAGCCGAACAGGCAATCGACAAACACATCGCCTGCCGCGCTGGCCGCCGTGGCGACCGGCCCGTTCCAGCGCCGCTTGGCCTCCTTCGCCGCATCGGTTGCAGGATCGAGCGGTGCGATGACCGTGACCGCATTGCCCGCCTCACGCAAGGCACGGGCGATGACATAGCCGTCCCCGCCATTATTGCCCGGACCGCACAGCACGGTGACAGAGCGGCCCGCAGCAACCCGGCGGATCCATTCGGCAGCACCGCCAGCGGCCACTTCCATGAGGTCGGAAACGCTCGCCCCCGCATCGAACAGAGCCTGTTCGGCAGCGCGCATCTGCGCTGCGGTGAGGACTTGGGCGGCGCTCATGGCCCGGGCGTCGGCGCAGGCCCGCGCGGCAGACGGTAGCGATCCGCGCCGACTGCAAATTGCATCACGCCCTCGCCCGCTTCGGGCACCACCGGGTCCGCCCCGTCGATGGCGGCAATCGTGCCGCTCGCCGGATCGAAGCTCAGCCGCCGGAAGCCACCATCGGGATGGTGGAGGATGATCGTCTGCGTCCCGCTCACCCGTTCCAGCGTGCAGACGGCAGAGAAATCCGCGCCTGCGCCAATCGCGCATTCGATTTCGTCCCCCGGCGGCGGCGGGCTTTCGCTGGTGCACGCCGCCAGCAGGCCGAGCAGGGCCAGAGGGCTAGATGTCCGCAAACACATGGGTCTCCGCCTTGGCGCCGGGATGGGTGAGCGCCCCGTAGCGCGCCTTGCCGACCACCTGCTGGTAGCGCCACAGGGCGCCCGACTGGTAATCATTGGTGCGCGGCTGCCACTTGGCGCGGCGTGTCGCCAGCACGTCCTCGGCCACTTCGAGGTCGATCGTGCCCGCCACCGCGTCGATGCTGATGATATCGCCATCCTCGACCAGCGCAATCGGGCCGCAATCGGCCGCCTCGGGGCCGACATGGCCGATGCAGAAACCGCGGGTCGCGCCCGAGAAGCGCCCGTCGGTGATCAGCGCGACTTTCTCGCCCATGCCCTGCCCGTAGAGCGCGGCGGTGGTCGAGAGCATCTCGCGCATGCCCGGGCCGCCCTTGGGCCCTTCGTAGCGGATGACGATGACGCAGCCATCGACAATGTCGCGCTGTTCCACGGCGGCGAAGGCATCCTCTTCGCAATCGAACACCCGCGCGGGGCCGGTGAATTGCAGCCGCGCCATGCCGGCGACCTTCACGATGGCACCATCAGGGGCAAGCGAGCCCTTGAGGCCGACGACACCGCCAGTCGGCGTGATCGGGGTCTTCACATCGTAGAACACCTTCTGATCGGGGTTCCAGGTGATCTCTTCGAGGTTCTCGCCAATGGTCTTGCCGGTGACGGTGATCGGGTTGGGGTCGATGAAACCGCCGTCGAGCAGCGTCTTCATCGCCATGTAGACCCCGCCCGCCTCGTGCATATCCTTGGCGACATACTTCCCGCCAGGCTTCAAGTCCGCGATGTAAGGCGTGGATTTGAAGACTTCGGCAACGTCGAACAGATCAAAGTCGATGCCGCATTCGCTAGCCATGGCAGGCAAGTGGAGCGCAGCATTGGTCGAGCCGCCGGTGGCAGCGACCACGCGCGCGGCGTTCATGAAAGCCTCGCGGGTGCAGATATCGCGCGGGCGCAGATTGCGGGCGACGAGCTCCATGACCTGCTTGCCGGCCGCCACCGCAATATCATCGCGCGATCTGTAAGGAGCAGGCGCCATATTGCTGTTCGGCAAGGACAAACCGATAGCCTCGCCGACGCAGGCCATGGTGTTGGCGGTGAACTGGCCGCCGCACGCCCCGTGACCGGGACAGGCGACCTTTTCGAGTGCGATCAGCTCGGTCAGCGCACAATTGCCGGCGGCGAATTGCCCGACGGCCTCGAACACATCGACCACCGTGACGTCAGCCCCGCGGTGGGTGCC is drawn from Erythrobacter sp. and contains these coding sequences:
- the ilvD gene encoding dihydroxy-acid dehydratase, whose protein sequence is MSQRFDKSKLPSRHVSVGPERAPHRSYYYAMGMTEEEIARPFVGVVSAGNDSAPCNTTLNAQADICREGVIAGGGTPRRFNTITVTDGIAMGHQGMKSSLISREVIADSVEISVRGHCYDALVGFAGCDKSLPGMMMAMLRLNVPSIFVYGGSILPGTHRGADVTVVDVFEAVGQFAAGNCALTELIALEKVACPGHGACGGQFTANTMACVGEAIGLSLPNSNMAPAPYRSRDDIAVAAGKQVMELVARNLRPRDICTREAFMNAARVVAATGGSTNAALHLPAMASECGIDFDLFDVAEVFKSTPYIADLKPGGKYVAKDMHEAGGVYMAMKTLLDGGFIDPNPITVTGKTIGENLEEITWNPDQKVFYDVKTPITPTGGVVGLKGSLAPDGAIVKVAGMARLQFTGPARVFDCEEDAFAAVEQRDIVDGCVIVIRYEGPKGGPGMREMLSTTAALYGQGMGEKVALITDGRFSGATRGFCIGHVGPEAADCGPIALVEDGDIISIDAVAGTIDLEVAEDVLATRRAKWQPRTNDYQSGALWRYQQVVGKARYGALTHPGAKAETHVFADI